A genomic stretch from Carbonactinospora thermoautotrophica includes:
- a CDS encoding GGDEF domain-containing protein — MSQAPGGTIGEEPVRGGAVVRDRLRAVADLAQTLATVRGVESVIEQAASQLRRALDAASVSLVVGERDGVPLRAAAGDDLAKYDNVVDSNSAHDSWRPAAFHAEAGTPSRAPYCDLPQPARPLDDLGTSPAGCDPQIRRERRNLIVVPIVVGGHTVGQFQATRRPDQAAFDAEDLVFAHALAAQVAAAVAHAEQVERLERLAFQDPLTGLANRRAIDERLALAIAGHRRHGGVVSLIVCDVNGLKQLNDEQGHEAGDRLLMDFARLLAEASAELPGSLAARLGGDEFCVLVEEHDADDAVRLAEEVCRRALALPGGQGVACGVASTGDPVGPVTTAQRLFRLADAAQYRAKRAGATMPVVAGRGAAPDVTVRLVEEEPSRYRSGDRRRFRGAAHVDPGQLLMSVLRELEGAEDPGTRLERVAQVTARSLGAQAWRLSYVPSDGQLLHLVGYGTSTAAADAGHLPASLEQRAANLDDYPARAAAVRGGSYTAELGAADNDPTEEAVLVRGGHHGVLAAGVTEPDGGGWLVEVFTGQESAPVHGLGPVLHALLAVAVAGPDHA; from the coding sequence GTGAGCCAGGCACCCGGAGGGACGATCGGCGAGGAGCCCGTGCGCGGCGGGGCGGTGGTGCGCGACCGCCTGCGGGCCGTCGCGGACCTCGCGCAGACGCTCGCGACGGTCCGAGGTGTGGAGAGCGTGATCGAGCAGGCCGCGTCCCAGCTCCGCCGCGCGCTCGACGCGGCGTCGGTGTCCCTCGTGGTGGGGGAGCGTGACGGGGTGCCGCTGCGTGCCGCGGCAGGCGACGACTTGGCAAAGTATGACAACGTTGTCGATTCGAATTCGGCTCATGATTCCTGGCGGCCCGCGGCCTTCCACGCCGAGGCCGGGACGCCGTCCCGCGCTCCGTACTGCGACCTGCCCCAGCCGGCCCGCCCGCTCGACGACCTCGGGACCAGCCCTGCCGGGTGCGACCCCCAGATACGGCGTGAACGGCGGAACCTGATCGTCGTGCCGATCGTCGTGGGCGGCCACACGGTCGGCCAGTTCCAGGCCACCCGGCGCCCGGACCAGGCCGCGTTCGACGCCGAGGACCTGGTGTTCGCGCACGCGCTGGCCGCCCAGGTGGCCGCCGCCGTGGCGCACGCCGAACAGGTCGAGCGGCTGGAACGCCTCGCCTTCCAGGACCCGCTCACCGGGCTGGCGAACCGGCGCGCCATCGACGAGCGGCTCGCGCTCGCCATCGCCGGCCACCGTCGCCACGGAGGCGTGGTCAGCCTGATCGTCTGCGACGTCAACGGGCTCAAACAGCTCAACGACGAGCAGGGTCACGAGGCCGGTGACCGGCTGCTCATGGACTTCGCCCGGCTGCTCGCGGAGGCCTCGGCCGAGCTGCCCGGCAGCCTCGCCGCCCGGCTCGGCGGCGACGAGTTCTGCGTGCTCGTCGAGGAGCACGACGCCGACGACGCGGTACGCCTCGCCGAGGAGGTGTGCCGGCGTGCGCTCGCGCTGCCGGGCGGGCAGGGGGTGGCCTGCGGGGTGGCCTCCACCGGCGACCCGGTCGGGCCGGTGACCACGGCCCAGCGGCTGTTCCGGCTCGCCGACGCCGCCCAGTACCGCGCCAAGCGCGCCGGCGCCACCATGCCGGTCGTCGCCGGGCGGGGCGCGGCCCCGGACGTCACCGTGCGCCTGGTGGAGGAGGAGCCGTCCCGGTACCGGTCCGGTGACCGCCGGCGGTTCCGCGGTGCGGCGCACGTGGACCCGGGCCAACTGCTCATGTCCGTGTTGCGCGAGCTGGAGGGGGCCGAGGACCCCGGGACCCGCCTGGAGCGGGTGGCCCAGGTGACCGCCCGGTCGCTCGGCGCCCAGGCGTGGCGGCTCTCGTACGTGCCCTCGGACGGGCAGCTCCTCCATCTGGTCGGATACGGCACGTCCACGGCCGCGGCGGACGCCGGCCATCTCCCCGCGAGCCTGGAGCAGCGTGCGGCGAACCTCGACGACTACCCGGCCCGCGCGGCGGCCGTGCGTGGGGGCTCGTACACGGCCGAGCTGGGCGCTGCGGACAATGACCCGACCGAGGAGGCTGTCCTGGTCCGGGGCGGCCACCACGGCGTGCTCGCGGCCGGCGTGACCGAGCCTGACGGCGGCGGCTGGCTGGTGGAGGTGTTCACCGGCCAGGAGAGTGCGCCGGTACACGGCCTGGGCCCGGTCCTGCACGCGCTGCTCGCCGTGGCGGTCGCGGGCCCCGACCACGCCTAA
- a CDS encoding 5-(carboxyamino)imidazole ribonucleotide synthase yields the protein MEYPVVGMVGGGQLARMTHQASIGLGITFRVLAQTPDDSAAQVARHVHLGDHRDLDALRAFAAACDVVTFDHEHVPAAHLRTLRAEGVVVRPGPDALVHAQDKGLMRERLTRAGVPCPRWRHVATAGDVAAFAEEVGWPVVLKARRGGYDGKGVWVVPSSEEARRLVEEATARKIRLIAEEKVEFTRELAALVARSPHGQGVAYPVVETVQVDGVCREVIAPAPGLDPEHAAAAQQAALKIAGELDVTGVLAVELFDTPAGVLVNELAMRPHNSGHWTIEGARTSQFEQHLRAVLDLPLGDPSLTAPYVVMANVLGLDEPDIYGGYEHCMARDPGLKIHMYGKEVRPGRKIGHVTVLGDDLEDVRERARHAAAYLRGEIT from the coding sequence GTGGAGTACCCCGTTGTCGGCATGGTCGGGGGCGGCCAGCTCGCGCGCATGACCCACCAGGCGAGCATCGGTCTCGGCATCACCTTCCGGGTCCTCGCGCAGACCCCGGACGACTCGGCGGCGCAGGTCGCGCGCCACGTCCACCTGGGCGACCACCGCGACCTCGACGCGCTGCGCGCCTTCGCCGCCGCGTGTGACGTGGTCACCTTCGACCACGAGCACGTGCCCGCCGCGCACCTGCGCACCCTGCGGGCCGAGGGCGTGGTCGTGCGGCCCGGGCCGGACGCGCTGGTCCATGCCCAGGACAAGGGCCTGATGCGTGAGCGCCTCACCCGTGCCGGCGTGCCCTGCCCCCGCTGGCGCCACGTGGCCACCGCCGGGGACGTCGCCGCCTTCGCCGAGGAGGTCGGCTGGCCGGTCGTCCTCAAGGCGCGCCGCGGCGGGTACGACGGCAAGGGCGTGTGGGTCGTCCCCTCCTCCGAGGAGGCGCGGCGGCTGGTCGAGGAGGCCACGGCGCGCAAGATCCGCCTGATCGCCGAGGAGAAGGTCGAGTTCACCCGCGAGCTGGCCGCGCTGGTCGCCCGCAGCCCGCACGGCCAGGGCGTGGCGTACCCGGTCGTGGAGACCGTCCAGGTCGACGGCGTGTGCCGCGAGGTGATCGCGCCCGCCCCGGGGCTGGACCCCGAGCACGCCGCCGCCGCCCAGCAGGCCGCGTTGAAGATCGCCGGTGAGCTGGACGTCACCGGCGTCCTGGCCGTGGAGCTGTTCGACACCCCGGCCGGCGTGCTCGTCAACGAGCTGGCCATGCGGCCGCACAACTCCGGTCACTGGACCATCGAGGGCGCGCGCACTTCCCAGTTCGAGCAGCACCTGCGCGCCGTGCTCGACTTGCCCCTGGGCGACCCCTCGCTCACCGCCCCGTACGTCGTCATGGCCAACGTGCTCGGCCTGGACGAGCCCGACATCTACGGCGGCTACGAGCACTGCATGGCCCGCGACCCGGGGCTGAAGATCCACATGTACGGCAAGGAAGTGCGCCCCGGCCGCAAGATCGGGCACGTCACCGTGCTCGGCGACGACCTGGAGGACGTGCGGGAACGGGCCCGCCACGCCGCCGCCTACCTGCGAGGGGAGATCACGTGA
- a CDS encoding ATP-binding protein, protein MRSRLLSSTLTVVLVVVVLLGVPLGVIQARSIESRARDHLQVESQQLASNVELWLENRVPVEPQRLARQLRPDQYAVVRIPGRPPIAVGTPPREDDVLAARGVGAHGETVELVQGREDIEREIQAFWLLILAASLFATASAAGLTLLQARRITGPLADLVRAAERLGSGDPKPRRRHYGIPELDRVAEVLDSSGERIARMITAERRLAADASHQLRTPLTALSMRLEEIIATDDPQIVKEEAAIALSQVERLTDVVQRLLNESRERQADSAVQVDVDDVVHQQIEEWRPAFRKADRRLKVRGEPGLRAVATPGALAQVLACLLENALMHGKGSVTVRTRRLSDWVVVEVADEGPGVPPELGNRIFERAVSGRNSTGLGLAVARDLAEADGGRLELLQLRPPVFAIFLNAYEARLDTSGGAHGS, encoded by the coding sequence GTGCGGTCCCGCCTGCTGTCCTCCACGCTGACGGTCGTCCTGGTCGTGGTCGTGCTGCTCGGCGTCCCGCTGGGCGTCATCCAGGCCCGCTCCATCGAGAGCCGGGCGCGTGACCACCTCCAGGTCGAGAGCCAGCAGTTGGCGTCCAACGTGGAGCTGTGGCTGGAGAACCGCGTGCCGGTCGAGCCGCAGCGCCTCGCCCGACAGCTGCGGCCCGACCAGTACGCGGTGGTGCGCATCCCCGGGCGGCCGCCGATCGCGGTCGGCACCCCGCCGCGCGAGGACGACGTGCTCGCCGCACGGGGTGTCGGCGCCCACGGGGAGACGGTCGAGCTGGTCCAGGGCCGCGAGGACATCGAGCGGGAGATCCAGGCGTTCTGGCTGCTGATCCTCGCGGCCTCGCTGTTCGCGACCGCCTCCGCCGCGGGTCTGACGCTGCTCCAGGCGCGCCGGATCACCGGCCCGCTGGCCGACCTGGTGCGCGCGGCCGAGCGGCTGGGCTCGGGGGACCCCAAGCCGCGCCGCCGCCACTACGGGATCCCCGAACTGGACCGGGTCGCCGAGGTGCTCGACTCCAGCGGCGAGCGCATCGCCCGCATGATCACCGCGGAACGCCGGCTCGCCGCGGACGCCTCCCACCAGCTACGCACCCCGCTCACCGCGCTGTCCATGCGGCTGGAGGAGATCATCGCCACCGACGACCCGCAGATCGTCAAGGAGGAGGCGGCGATCGCGCTCAGCCAGGTCGAGCGGCTCACCGACGTGGTGCAGCGGCTGCTCAACGAGTCGCGGGAACGCCAGGCCGACTCGGCCGTCCAGGTGGACGTCGACGACGTGGTCCACCAGCAGATCGAGGAATGGCGCCCGGCGTTCCGCAAGGCGGACCGGCGGCTCAAGGTGCGGGGCGAGCCAGGGCTCAGGGCGGTGGCCACTCCGGGCGCGCTCGCCCAGGTGCTGGCCTGCCTGCTGGAGAACGCGCTCATGCACGGCAAGGGCAGCGTCACCGTGCGGACCCGGCGGCTCAGCGACTGGGTGGTGGTCGAGGTCGCCGATGAGGGGCCGGGCGTGCCGCCGGAGCTGGGCAACCGGATCTTCGAGCGCGCGGTGAGTGGCCGGAACAGCACCGGGCTGGGACTGGCGGTCGCCCGCGACCTCGCGGAAGCCGACGGCGGGCGCCTGGAGCTGCTCCAGTTGCGCCCGCCGGTGTTCGCGATCTTCCTGAACGCCTACGAGGCCCGGCTGGACACCTCGGGTGGGGCGCACGGATCCTGA
- a CDS encoding GtrA family protein — MLVRVVHALYERSRMLIHEVTKFGLVGLLNVFVNMGVFNLTIHTVFERQPVRASALATVVATISAYLLNKYWTFSHREGNHGIGRETVLFFVLNGVGFLIEQVAVTLTWYVLGLKTGLWANAGKFLGIALGTAFRFWSYRKWVWAEVAEAGEATRVAAEADPEREGVFAEMPSAFEELKDASSAQDPCAPPEVSSRAS, encoded by the coding sequence GTGCTCGTGAGGGTGGTCCACGCGCTCTACGAGCGTTCCCGGATGCTGATCCACGAGGTGACCAAGTTCGGCCTCGTGGGTCTGCTCAACGTCTTCGTCAACATGGGGGTCTTCAACCTCACCATCCACACGGTCTTCGAGCGCCAGCCGGTTCGGGCGAGCGCGCTCGCGACGGTGGTGGCGACGATCTCCGCGTACCTGTTGAACAAGTACTGGACGTTCAGCCACCGGGAGGGGAACCACGGCATCGGCCGGGAGACCGTCCTGTTCTTCGTCCTCAACGGCGTCGGTTTCCTCATCGAGCAGGTTGCGGTCACCCTCACCTGGTACGTGCTCGGCCTCAAGACCGGGCTGTGGGCCAACGCCGGCAAGTTCCTCGGCATCGCGCTGGGCACCGCCTTCCGGTTCTGGTCGTACCGCAAGTGGGTGTGGGCCGAGGTGGCCGAGGCCGGTGAGGCCACTCGGGTCGCGGCCGAGGCCGATCCGGAGCGCGAGGGCGTCTTCGCCGAGATGCCGAGCGCGTTCGAGGAGCTGAAGGACGCGTCCTCGGCTCAGGATCCGTGCGCCCCACCCGAGGTGTCCAGCCGGGCCTCGTAG
- the purE gene encoding 5-(carboxyamino)imidazole ribonucleotide mutase yields the protein MGSDSDWPIMEAAAQTLEEFAVPYEVDVVSAHRMPREMVEYGSSAASRGLKVIIAGAGGAAHLPGMLASVTPLPVIGVPVPLRYLDGMDSLLSIVQMPAGVPVATVSVAGARNAGLLAVRILAAFDADLLARMEAFQGELNRQAKEKGARLRARRSAPPAGFSV from the coding sequence ATGGGGTCCGACTCGGACTGGCCGATCATGGAGGCCGCCGCCCAGACCCTGGAGGAGTTCGCCGTCCCGTACGAGGTCGACGTCGTCTCCGCGCACCGCATGCCGCGCGAGATGGTCGAGTACGGGTCGTCGGCGGCCAGCCGGGGCCTGAAGGTGATCATTGCGGGCGCGGGCGGGGCCGCCCACCTGCCCGGCATGCTCGCCTCGGTCACGCCGCTGCCGGTCATCGGCGTCCCGGTGCCGCTCAGGTACCTGGACGGCATGGACTCCCTGCTCTCGATCGTCCAGATGCCGGCCGGCGTCCCGGTCGCCACGGTGTCGGTCGCCGGGGCGCGCAACGCCGGCCTGCTCGCGGTCCGCATCCTGGCCGCGTTCGACGCCGACCTGCTGGCCCGCATGGAGGCCTTCCAGGGCGAGCTGAACCGCCAGGCCAAGGAGAAGGGCGCGCGCCTGCGCGCCCGCCGCTCGGCCCCGCCGGCCGGGTTCTCGGTCTGA
- a CDS encoding NACHT domain-containing protein — translation MVDLTKAVFDLGKLVAEQVARRWLAARRAEAERSLSLVELVGRTGVNEFVKRDALRQFERMGDRLAARLDPLIRQEYRGLEDYEREAALLAVADTLAAADLSDEALFAADVDPVKLARQVRAELPDAPVRAALGEPARALYELVLDECCECLVRMVQQLPAFQGRAAAETLARLSAFTDDIERMLDRLPVRTLDAPAGTDHDEEFRRKYLECVSDTLDEVELFGVDVRRYRPQTTLSVAYISLSVSTEGRSPSRRARRIHDLGRFRLADWREAEPEGGRVRVESALGKAPRMLIRGEAGSGKSTLLRWLAVTAARGRFTADLADWNGCVPFLVKLRSYADQPLPRPEQFLDGVADHYVGIMPPGWVQRQLASGLALVLVDGVDELTGPQRQKVRGWLRKLVHAYPKARYVVTSRPAAAAANWLAAEGFGSAMLEPMSPADITAFVRQWHAAIRAAGNLPCSEAELPRYEKALLGRLAAAPHLRALATAPLLCAMLCALNLDRNTYLPRDRMGLYRAALDLLLERRDAERDVPSSREVPLTAEQKTTLLQDLAWRLAESDLSEAPTERVTDWIGLRAAQMPGVDAEPAKLLDHLLHRSGVTREPVAGRVDFVHRTFQEYLAAKEAAETDRLLVVAGRAHRDQWREVVVMAAGHANPRLCAELVEALLDRADREPRHARRLKLLAAACLETARLLPPDLLRRVEGCLDELLPPRSIVEARTLAAVGEQALRHLPRDLSGLSEAAAAATVRTAVLVNGPAALALLAGYAADSRKRVQRELVAGWDYFDPDEYARVVLADAPLDEGGLRLSWERQGLLPHTRRLRRLRRLEAFAGDLALLAGVPALTELTVPFDEAADLSVLTQHQAVERLNLWYLGDEPLDLAALRGLPHLVELAVGCRWLESLDVFTQFPGLRSLTLFGLDRIMDFIPLTRLDGLQELGLREAPRLRDLAFLAQLPRLSELSLSEVPLDGGLAQVPEVAPQLRQFAMFHTDWVRDLTPLAELKRLEWLNLGGCRQVTDLTPLAGHPRLECLFLWETAVRNLTPLAGLRTLRYLNLHGVSEEVDLSPLAGLSGLEVRLAKGQRVRGLDAVRGRVRIRRI, via the coding sequence ATGGTCGATCTCACCAAAGCGGTCTTCGACCTCGGCAAGCTGGTCGCGGAGCAGGTGGCGCGCCGCTGGCTGGCCGCGCGCCGGGCCGAGGCGGAGCGCTCGCTGTCCTTGGTCGAGTTGGTCGGGCGGACCGGGGTCAACGAGTTCGTCAAGCGGGACGCGCTGCGCCAGTTCGAGCGGATGGGCGACCGGCTCGCCGCCCGGCTCGACCCGCTGATCCGCCAGGAGTACCGCGGACTTGAGGACTACGAGCGGGAGGCGGCGCTGCTCGCCGTGGCCGACACCCTGGCCGCCGCCGACCTGTCGGACGAGGCGCTGTTCGCCGCCGACGTCGACCCGGTCAAGCTGGCCCGCCAGGTGCGCGCGGAGCTGCCCGACGCGCCTGTCCGGGCCGCGCTGGGGGAGCCGGCACGGGCGTTGTACGAGCTGGTGCTCGACGAGTGCTGCGAGTGCCTGGTGCGGATGGTCCAGCAGCTCCCCGCGTTCCAGGGTCGGGCCGCCGCCGAGACGCTGGCCCGGCTGTCCGCGTTCACCGACGACATCGAGCGGATGCTGGACCGGCTGCCCGTCCGTACCCTGGACGCGCCGGCCGGCACCGACCACGACGAGGAGTTCCGCCGCAAGTACTTGGAGTGCGTCAGCGACACCCTGGACGAGGTCGAGCTGTTCGGGGTGGACGTGCGCCGGTACCGGCCCCAGACCACGCTCAGCGTGGCGTACATCAGCCTGAGCGTGAGCACCGAGGGCCGGTCACCTTCCCGGCGCGCCCGCAGGATCCACGACCTGGGGCGCTTCCGCCTGGCCGACTGGCGGGAGGCCGAGCCCGAGGGTGGCCGGGTCCGGGTGGAGAGCGCGCTCGGCAAGGCCCCGCGCATGCTGATCCGGGGCGAGGCCGGGTCGGGCAAGAGCACGCTGCTGAGGTGGCTGGCCGTGACGGCTGCCCGGGGGCGGTTCACCGCCGACCTGGCGGACTGGAACGGCTGCGTGCCCTTCCTGGTCAAGCTCCGCTCGTACGCGGACCAGCCGCTGCCCCGGCCCGAACAGTTCCTGGACGGTGTGGCGGACCACTACGTCGGGATCATGCCGCCCGGCTGGGTCCAGCGGCAGCTCGCCAGCGGCCTGGCCCTCGTGCTCGTGGACGGCGTGGACGAGCTGACCGGCCCCCAGCGCCAGAAGGTACGGGGCTGGCTGCGCAAGCTGGTGCACGCGTACCCGAAGGCGAGGTACGTGGTGACCTCCCGGCCGGCGGCCGCCGCCGCGAACTGGCTCGCGGCCGAAGGGTTCGGCTCGGCCATGCTGGAGCCGATGAGCCCGGCGGACATCACCGCCTTCGTCCGCCAGTGGCACGCGGCGATCCGCGCCGCCGGGAACCTGCCGTGTTCCGAGGCCGAGCTGCCCCGGTACGAGAAGGCGCTGCTCGGCCGGCTGGCCGCCGCGCCCCACCTGCGCGCGCTCGCCACCGCGCCGCTGCTGTGCGCCATGCTCTGTGCGCTCAACCTGGACCGCAACACCTACCTCCCGCGCGACCGGATGGGTCTGTACCGGGCCGCGCTCGACCTGCTGCTGGAGCGCCGGGACGCCGAGCGCGACGTGCCCAGCTCTCGCGAGGTGCCGCTCACCGCCGAGCAGAAGACCACGCTGCTGCAGGACCTCGCCTGGCGGCTGGCCGAGAGCGACCTGTCCGAGGCCCCGACCGAACGGGTGACCGACTGGATCGGGCTGCGGGCCGCCCAGATGCCCGGGGTGGACGCCGAGCCGGCCAAGCTCCTCGACCATCTGCTCCACCGCAGCGGCGTGACCCGCGAGCCGGTCGCCGGGCGGGTGGACTTCGTGCACCGTACGTTCCAGGAGTACCTGGCTGCCAAGGAGGCCGCCGAGACCGACCGGCTGCTCGTGGTCGCCGGCCGCGCGCACCGCGACCAGTGGCGCGAGGTCGTCGTCATGGCCGCCGGCCACGCCAACCCCAGGCTCTGCGCGGAGCTGGTCGAGGCGCTGCTCGACCGGGCCGACCGGGAGCCGAGACACGCCCGGCGGCTCAAGCTGCTCGCCGCCGCCTGCCTGGAGACCGCCCGGCTGCTTCCGCCCGACCTGCTGCGGCGGGTGGAGGGCTGTTTGGACGAGCTGCTCCCGCCGCGTAGCATCGTCGAGGCCCGGACCCTGGCCGCCGTGGGGGAGCAGGCGCTCCGCCATCTGCCCCGTGACCTGTCCGGGTTGTCCGAGGCGGCGGCCGCTGCGACCGTGCGCACCGCTGTGCTGGTCAACGGGCCGGCCGCCCTCGCCCTGCTCGCCGGGTACGCGGCCGACTCGCGGAAACGGGTCCAGCGCGAACTGGTCGCGGGGTGGGACTACTTCGACCCGGATGAGTACGCGCGAGTTGTGCTCGCGGACGCCCCGCTGGACGAGGGAGGGTTGCGGCTGAGCTGGGAGCGGCAGGGGTTGCTGCCGCACACCCGGCGGTTGCGCCGGCTGCGGCGGCTCGAAGCGTTCGCGGGTGACCTCGCTCTGCTGGCGGGCGTCCCAGCGCTCACCGAGCTGACCGTCCCCTTCGACGAGGCCGCCGACCTGAGCGTGCTGACCCAGCATCAGGCGGTGGAACGTCTGAACCTCTGGTACCTCGGAGACGAGCCGCTGGATCTCGCGGCCCTGCGCGGGCTTCCCCATCTGGTCGAGTTGGCCGTTGGATGCCGGTGGTTGGAGAGCCTGGACGTCTTCACCCAGTTCCCCGGGCTGCGGAGCCTCACCCTGTTCGGCCTGGACAGGATCATGGACTTCATCCCGCTCACCCGGCTGGACGGGCTCCAGGAGCTCGGCCTGCGGGAGGCGCCGCGCCTGCGCGACCTGGCGTTCCTCGCCCAGCTTCCCCGGTTGTCCGAGCTTTCCCTGTCGGAGGTGCCACTGGACGGCGGGCTCGCGCAGGTCCCGGAGGTCGCGCCCCAGTTGCGCCAGTTCGCCATGTTCCACACCGACTGGGTGCGGGACCTGACGCCGCTGGCTGAGTTGAAACGGTTGGAGTGGTTGAACCTGGGTGGCTGCCGCCAGGTGACGGACCTCACGCCGCTGGCCGGGCACCCGCGGCTCGAATGCTTGTTCCTCTGGGAGACCGCGGTCCGCAACCTCACCCCCCTCGCCGGCCTGCGCACGTTGCGTTACCTTAACCTGCATGGCGTGTCCGAGGAGGTGGACCTGTCCCCGCTGGCGGGCTTGAGCGGCCTGGAGGTGCGGCTCGCCAAGGGCCAGCGGGTGCGTGGCCTGGACGCGGTGCGCGGCCGAGTGCGGATCAGGCGGATCTGA
- a CDS encoding peptide MFS transporter: protein MTTAVGTAPVARPDRGFFGHPRGLATLFATELWERFSYYGMRAILVLFLTAEVSKGGLGWSNGLASGLYAVYVALVYMLPIPGGWLADRVLGPRKATLWGGVIIALGHYTLAIPGEITVYLGLLLVAVGTGLLKPNISAMVGNLYGRDDERRDAGFTVFYLSINIGAFFAPLVCGFLAEEINWHVGFGAAGVGMTLAVLAYLAGWRWLGDVGKEAPRPATPAERRHAFAWGGVAAAALAALLVLDVAVSGGFRIEHVINFFSVLGVALPVAYFAIMFRGVDREYRPKLQAYVWFFVTAVVFWMIYDQSGSLLNLFAEQKTNRDMFGWEFPASWLQSVNPAFIVLLAPLFATLWQRLGARQPSTAVKFAFAMVGIGLSFVVMGAAGAAAGDGRKVAVWWLVGVYFVQTVAELCLSPVGLSVTTKLAPPNFASQMMGLWFLATATANTINGQVTKLNEPLGDTMYYGLLGAVAILGGVAFFLFAGKIRALTGDVR, encoded by the coding sequence ATGACAACGGCAGTCGGAACCGCTCCCGTCGCACGACCGGATCGCGGCTTTTTCGGCCACCCCCGCGGGCTCGCCACCCTCTTCGCCACCGAGCTGTGGGAGCGCTTCAGCTACTACGGCATGCGCGCCATCCTCGTGCTGTTCCTGACGGCCGAGGTGAGCAAGGGCGGGCTCGGCTGGTCGAACGGACTGGCATCCGGGCTGTACGCCGTGTATGTCGCGCTCGTCTACATGCTCCCGATCCCGGGGGGCTGGCTGGCCGACCGGGTGTTGGGGCCGCGCAAGGCCACGTTGTGGGGCGGCGTCATCATCGCGCTGGGGCACTACACGCTGGCGATCCCGGGCGAGATCACGGTGTACCTCGGCCTGCTGCTCGTCGCGGTCGGCACCGGCCTGCTCAAGCCGAACATCTCGGCGATGGTCGGCAACCTGTACGGCAGGGATGACGAGCGGCGCGACGCCGGGTTCACGGTCTTCTACCTGAGCATCAACATCGGCGCGTTCTTCGCGCCGCTGGTCTGCGGCTTCCTGGCCGAGGAGATCAACTGGCACGTGGGCTTCGGCGCGGCGGGCGTTGGCATGACGCTGGCCGTGCTCGCGTACCTCGCCGGCTGGCGCTGGCTGGGCGACGTCGGCAAGGAGGCGCCGCGACCGGCCACGCCGGCGGAGCGCCGCCACGCCTTCGCCTGGGGCGGCGTCGCGGCGGCCGCCCTCGCGGCGCTGCTGGTGCTCGACGTCGCGGTCTCGGGCGGCTTCCGGATCGAGCACGTGATCAACTTCTTCAGCGTGCTCGGTGTCGCGCTGCCGGTCGCGTACTTCGCGATCATGTTCCGCGGCGTCGACCGCGAGTACCGGCCGAAGCTCCAGGCGTACGTGTGGTTCTTCGTCACCGCGGTCGTCTTCTGGATGATCTACGACCAGTCCGGGTCGCTGCTCAACCTCTTCGCGGAGCAGAAGACGAACCGGGACATGTTCGGCTGGGAGTTCCCGGCCAGTTGGTTGCAGTCGGTGAACCCGGCGTTCATCGTCTTGTTGGCCCCGCTGTTCGCGACGCTCTGGCAGCGGCTGGGCGCGCGCCAGCCGTCGACCGCCGTGAAGTTCGCGTTCGCCATGGTCGGCATCGGCCTGTCGTTCGTCGTCATGGGCGCGGCTGGAGCCGCGGCCGGCGACGGGCGGAAGGTCGCGGTCTGGTGGCTGGTCGGCGTGTACTTCGTGCAGACCGTGGCGGAGCTGTGCCTGTCCCCCGTCGGCCTGTCGGTGACGACCAAGCTGGCCCCGCCGAACTTCGCCAGCCAGATGATGGGGCTGTGGTTCCTGGCGACCGCGACGGCCAACACGATCAACGGTCAGGTCACCAAGCTCAACGAGCCGCTCGGCGACACGATGTACTACGGCTTGCTGGGCGCGGTCGCGATCCTGGGCGGCGTGGCCTTCTTCCTTTTTGCCGGGAAGATCCGCGCGCTCACCGGCGACGTGCGCTGA
- a CDS encoding response regulator transcription factor, producing the protein MTRVLLAEDDTAISEPLARALRREGYDVEVREDGPAALGYAVQGGVDLLVLDLGLPGMDGLEVCRRLRTDGHSFPVLILTARADEVDTVVGLDAGADDYVTKPFRLAELLARVRALLRRGQNDTTTGVHGVRIDAESHRAWLGDKELNLTAKEFDLLRVLVREAGRVVTRDQLMREVWDTTWWSSTKTLDMHISWLRKKLGDDAHHPKYITTVRGVGFRFERD; encoded by the coding sequence ATGACCCGCGTTCTGCTCGCCGAGGACGACACGGCCATCTCCGAACCACTGGCCCGGGCCCTCCGGCGCGAGGGCTACGACGTCGAGGTGCGGGAGGACGGGCCGGCGGCGTTGGGGTATGCCGTCCAGGGCGGGGTCGACCTGCTCGTGCTGGACCTCGGCCTCCCCGGCATGGACGGGCTGGAGGTGTGCCGCCGGCTCCGGACCGACGGGCACTCCTTTCCGGTGCTGATCCTCACCGCACGCGCGGACGAGGTGGACACCGTGGTCGGGCTGGACGCGGGCGCGGACGACTACGTGACCAAGCCGTTCCGCCTCGCCGAGCTGCTGGCGCGGGTCCGGGCGCTGCTGCGGCGCGGCCAGAACGACACCACGACCGGCGTGCACGGGGTGCGGATCGACGCGGAGTCGCACCGGGCCTGGCTGGGCGACAAGGAGCTGAACCTCACCGCCAAGGAGTTCGACCTGCTGCGGGTCCTGGTCCGGGAAGCCGGCCGGGTGGTCACGCGGGACCAGTTGATGCGCGAGGTGTGGGACACCACCTGGTGGTCCTCCACCAAGACGCTGGACATGCACATCTCGTGGCTGCGCAAGAAGCTGGGGGACGACGCCCACCACCCGAAGTACATCACCACGGTGCGCGGCGTCGGCTTCCGCTTCGAACGGGACTGA